One Nitrospirota bacterium genomic window, AAGACGACGCTGAGGATACCGGAGAGGGTAAGATCCAACCTCTGCTGCACCAGGAGGAGCGGGAGCAGGCTTTCCAGGACCTGGTCGAGACCCGGAGCATGGCCTCCCGAGGCCAGTCCAAGACGCCGCTTAATGAAGCTCGTCAGACTATCACCCAGCAAGGCCGCGAGAGAAAATACCAGACCCGTTTCCAGATCAAGACCTTCGATCCATGCGCAGGCGATCGTGATCGGGATCGAAAAGAGGAAGCCTCGCCAGGTTTTTGAG contains:
- a CDS encoding CDP-archaeol synthase → MANLAPIIGQRLLRNRFASPLDCGSRFLDGRPLLGPSKTWRGFLFSIPITIACAWIEGLDLETGLVFSLAALLGDSLTSFIKRRLGLASGGHAPGLDQVLESLLPLLLVQQRLDLTLSGILSVVLAFIILDLIFWRYYAHPHSS